From Gammaproteobacteria bacterium, the proteins below share one genomic window:
- a CDS encoding phosphoribulokinase, producing MSAKHPVIAVTGSSGAGTTTVKNAFEHIFRRENITPAVIEGDSYHAYDRQAMKQAIEDFTAKGKTISHFGSEANLFDKLYDTFKQYSETGTCKRRYYLHSEEEAEPYKPLVPGQFTPWEDIPANTDLLFYEGLHGGVKDDKVNVAELVDLLIGVVPIVNLEWIQKIHRDNEQRGYSAEAIVDTILRRMEDYVRYITPQFSRTHINFQRVPTVDTSNPFIARDIPTPDESFIVIRFRNPKNIDFPYLLNMINNSFMSRPNTLVVPGGKMGFAMEIILTPLIHEMIENKRK from the coding sequence ATGTCGGCTAAACATCCCGTTATCGCGGTCACCGGTTCCTCCGGCGCCGGAACTACCACGGTTAAAAATGCGTTCGAACACATTTTCCGTCGTGAAAATATTACCCCCGCCGTTATCGAAGGTGACAGCTATCACGCGTATGACCGCCAGGCCATGAAACAGGCCATTGAGGATTTCACCGCCAAGGGTAAAACCATCAGCCATTTTGGTTCCGAAGCCAATCTGTTTGACAAATTGTACGACACTTTCAAGCAATACAGCGAAACCGGGACTTGCAAACGTCGCTACTACCTGCACAGTGAAGAAGAAGCAGAACCCTACAAGCCCTTAGTCCCTGGCCAGTTCACCCCCTGGGAAGACATCCCCGCCAATACCGATTTACTGTTTTACGAAGGCCTGCACGGCGGCGTTAAAGACGACAAGGTCAATGTCGCGGAACTGGTGGATCTCCTGATTGGCGTGGTACCTATTGTGAACCTGGAATGGATTCAAAAAATTCATCGTGACAACGAACAACGAGGTTATTCCGCTGAAGCCATAGTGGATACTATTTTGCGACGTATGGAAGACTACGTACGTTACATCACACCACAGTTCTCTCGTACTCACATTAACTTTCAACGTGTACCCACAGTGGATACTTCCAACCCGTTCATCGCCCGCGACATCCCGACACCGGATGAGAGTTTTATTGTTATTCGCTTTAGAAATCCGAAAAACATCGATTTCCCCTATTTGTTGAATATGATCAACAATTCTTTCATGTCACGCCCCAATACTCTGGTTGTTCCAGGTGGAAAAATGGGCTTTGCCATGGAAATCATTCTTACTCCGTTGATTCACGAAATGATCGAGAATAAACGCAAATAG
- a CDS encoding phosphate/phosphite/phosphonate ABC transporter substrate-binding protein has translation MKFLFIAVILLFSLSETYANNRSDSTDTYVLARAPQRSHVKTVKDWEPFAEFLRTKTGADIRLKVYDSRDHFEHDLLQGKVDLVYANPGYLIAAKELIDYQPLVRSGKRKLTGIIVTRKSSGINSLQDLSNKTLAFPDKNAFAASLYVRSILDNENIPFQAEYVNGHDNVYRNVANGKFIAGGGVYRTLDREPTALRTQLQVIYETPGMSPHPLFAHPRVPKNLRDRIVQIILAMPEDTKNAIILERIKIHHPVKADFQTDYASIRSLALQMYKTLLQSQQRQPK, from the coding sequence ATGAAATTTCTTTTTATAGCAGTCATACTGCTATTCTCTCTAAGCGAAACTTACGCAAATAACAGATCTGATTCTACAGACACTTACGTTCTAGCCAGAGCTCCGCAACGATCTCACGTCAAGACAGTAAAAGACTGGGAACCCTTCGCTGAATTTTTACGGACTAAAACCGGTGCCGACATTCGCTTAAAGGTCTACGACTCTCGTGACCATTTTGAACATGATTTGCTACAAGGGAAAGTGGATTTGGTATACGCCAATCCCGGTTACCTGATTGCGGCCAAAGAACTGATCGATTACCAACCGCTGGTACGCAGCGGAAAAAGAAAACTTACGGGTATTATCGTCACCCGTAAATCATCCGGGATTAACTCACTGCAAGATTTAAGCAATAAAACTCTGGCCTTTCCTGACAAAAACGCCTTCGCCGCCTCTCTTTATGTCAGGTCCATTTTGGACAATGAAAACATCCCATTCCAAGCGGAATATGTTAACGGCCATGACAATGTCTACCGCAATGTAGCCAATGGTAAATTCATCGCCGGCGGTGGCGTGTACCGTACTTTAGACCGAGAGCCGACCGCATTACGCACGCAACTACAGGTAATCTACGAAACACCGGGTATGTCACCACACCCCTTGTTCGCACACCCCAGAGTCCCAAAAAACCTGCGCGATCGAATTGTTCAAATCATTTTGGCAATGCCCGAAGACACGAAAAACGCAATAATTCTGGAGCGAATTAAAATCCACCACCCGGTGAAAGCGGACTTCCAAACCGACTACGCCTCAATCCGGTCGCTGGCGCTGCAAATGTACAAAACCCTCCTACAATCTCAGCAACGGCAACCCAAGTGA
- a CDS encoding HAMP domain-containing histidine kinase, translating into MKKPNKKSFGFQLTLIITACLIFMELGFAWYHFQSQTTTALRLLNRETSAIAKSLSVSLAPLIKDNLITDIETRLATFTPMEDISTITILSNDGSILTEVSRNADKELEPTFRFGQQTLPETTACMNADGLICNQAINYTTQSLGWIRVTSSFTYIDKVVTRIWLDTLAQALITLILCAVVVLPYMSKKTRALIQAANFARNIPANTGKTMPVNASTWELENLGNSLNSASEMLYRQELEISDKTRLLEQKNRDLHNRIRELQSNYQISEILDNSSISLPDRVQNVCFLLTAALSGEDLIVKIATDEQTYLSSDTPILSHLLSHKLTNGEFSHGHIDIGSRFPDRYDLPEDEENLVIETAKKISNALTKHKITQQLLSSNARLEQRVIERTEQLEFAKTSAEHANQVKSQFLSNMSHELRTPLNAILGFTQLMELGNIEENAKKNYLRQITHSSQHLLELVNNALDLSSFENGTIVLEPELTNLSNVVNEAVNAVTPWCKDKNIRIYVNCMDNLNIVTDKSKIYRSIVNLLTNAIKYNKPNGEVTLVLSRNYDGKAIISVSDTGVGIDQAKIGTIFEPFERATLDTNLLGTGIGLCITKYMVELIQGQIEVHSTLGEGSEFKIYLDSMAA; encoded by the coding sequence GTGAAAAAGCCCAATAAAAAGTCCTTTGGCTTTCAGTTAACGCTGATTATTACAGCATGCCTGATTTTCATGGAACTTGGCTTTGCGTGGTATCATTTCCAATCGCAAACCACCACCGCCCTGCGTTTACTGAACCGGGAAACCTCGGCAATAGCAAAATCTCTATCCGTCTCACTCGCACCATTAATCAAAGATAACCTGATTACTGACATCGAAACCCGACTCGCCACCTTTACCCCGATGGAAGACATCAGCACCATAACAATCCTCTCTAACGATGGCAGCATTTTGACTGAAGTTTCCAGAAATGCCGACAAGGAACTGGAACCCACATTCAGGTTTGGTCAGCAGACTCTACCGGAAACGACAGCATGCATGAATGCGGATGGACTTATTTGCAACCAAGCCATTAATTATACAACCCAGTCCTTGGGCTGGATTCGAGTTACCTCCAGTTTTACATATATCGACAAGGTTGTAACAAGGATCTGGCTGGATACCTTAGCGCAAGCATTGATTACGTTAATACTCTGTGCCGTGGTTGTCCTGCCCTATATGAGCAAGAAGACCAGAGCTTTGATTCAGGCGGCCAACTTTGCCAGAAATATCCCGGCTAACACCGGCAAAACCATGCCAGTCAACGCGAGCACCTGGGAACTTGAGAATCTGGGGAATTCACTCAACAGCGCTTCGGAAATGTTGTACCGGCAAGAACTGGAAATCAGCGACAAAACCCGCTTACTGGAACAAAAAAACCGCGATTTACACAACCGGATCAGAGAATTGCAAAGCAATTACCAAATTTCTGAAATTTTGGATAACTCCAGCATCAGCCTGCCTGACAGGGTTCAAAATGTCTGTTTTCTACTAACCGCCGCATTGTCCGGAGAAGATTTGATTGTCAAAATAGCGACAGATGAACAGACTTATTTAAGCAGTGACACCCCGATACTAAGTCACCTACTCAGCCATAAGCTGACCAATGGAGAGTTTAGTCACGGTCACATCGATATCGGCAGCCGTTTTCCGGACCGTTACGATTTGCCCGAGGATGAGGAGAATCTGGTCATCGAAACGGCAAAAAAAATAAGCAACGCCCTTACCAAACACAAAATCACCCAGCAACTTCTAAGCTCCAATGCCAGGTTGGAACAGCGAGTCATTGAGCGCACAGAGCAACTGGAATTCGCCAAAACCTCAGCTGAACATGCCAACCAAGTCAAATCCCAGTTTCTTAGCAACATGAGCCACGAACTACGCACACCACTGAATGCTATATTGGGTTTCACACAACTGATGGAACTGGGAAACATTGAAGAGAATGCGAAGAAGAACTACCTTAGACAAATTACACATTCCAGTCAGCATTTGCTGGAATTGGTAAACAACGCTCTGGATCTGTCCAGCTTTGAGAACGGCACCATCGTCCTGGAACCTGAACTTACCAATCTCAGCAACGTGGTTAATGAAGCCGTCAATGCCGTGACTCCCTGGTGCAAAGACAAAAACATACGCATTTATGTTAACTGCATGGATAATCTCAACATTGTTACCGACAAAAGCAAAATCTACCGCTCTATCGTAAATCTGTTAACCAATGCGATAAAGTACAATAAACCCAATGGCGAAGTCACTTTGGTACTTAGCCGCAACTACGACGGCAAAGCGATTATATCCGTATCCGATACCGGCGTAGGGATTGACCAAGCAAAAATAGGTACCATATTTGAACCCTTCGAAAGGGCCACCTTAGACACCAATTTGCTGGGAACGGGCATTGGTCTATGTATCACCAAATACATGGTGGAATTGATACAAGGACAAATCGAAGTACATAGCACATTGGGCGAAGGCAGCGAATTCAAAATCTACCTGGACAGCATGGCCGCGTGA
- a CDS encoding acyl-CoA dehydrogenase, which yields MQTLIWLLIFLGVFWSIFYFRVSLLLGTGIVALTLVAWGKLAAPGVFWQILAWGTFLTPAVVLNVTALRRQWITGMALQAFKKVIPTMSQTEKEALEAGSVWWDGELFSGNPQWQRLLQTPKPQLSSEEQGFLDGPVQQLCEMIDDWKVTHEDHDLPEPIWQFIKDNGFFGMIIPKSYGGLEFSALAHSSVVVKISTRSITAAVTVMVPNSLGPAELLLRYGTQEQKNHYLPRLAKGQEVPCFALTSPEAGSDAASMVDNGIVCRSDFEGKKDVLGIRLNWSKRYITLGPVATVLGLAFKLYDPEHLLGETENLGITCALIPTNTPGVKIGNRHFPLDMAFQNGPNEGKDVFIPMDWIIGGQSQVGNGWRMLMECLAAGRSISLPALSTGAGKLSSRATGAYARIRQQFKTAIGNFEGVEEPLARIGGYTYMLDAARTLTTSALDQGESPSVISAIVKYNFTETMRTVCNDAMDIQGGSGICLGPRNWLGRIYQSIPISITVEGANILTRSLIIFGQGAIRCHPYVLKEMLATKEPDEQKALEDFDDAFTRHVGFSVSNASRSLFLGLTNARFAKAPVSGPTAVYYRQLSRMSSAFAFLSDMSMLIMGGDLKRKEKLSGRLADILSHLYLASATLKRFEDDGQPAQDLPLVQWSCENSLRVMQQSMDKFLNNFPIPVVAWVLRRIVLPLGKKYSGPSDRLGHKVAKLLQRPSPTRDRLTAGIFLPNNLDKHIHTEPLARLEYALNCVIEAEDADKRLRKAIRSGQVTQTERGDQIDAAVELELLSKDDAQLLNKADTARRDVIWVDDFEPEYFQRNNDSSEPPLSAKECA from the coding sequence ATGCAAACATTAATCTGGTTATTAATTTTCCTGGGTGTGTTCTGGTCAATCTTCTATTTTCGCGTGTCACTGCTTTTGGGTACAGGCATTGTCGCGCTAACACTGGTGGCGTGGGGCAAGCTGGCGGCACCCGGTGTGTTTTGGCAAATATTGGCCTGGGGCACTTTTTTAACTCCCGCTGTCGTATTAAACGTTACCGCTCTACGACGACAATGGATTACGGGGATGGCTTTGCAGGCTTTCAAGAAGGTCATTCCCACTATGTCGCAAACCGAAAAGGAAGCCTTGGAAGCCGGCAGTGTATGGTGGGATGGCGAGCTGTTCAGCGGAAATCCCCAATGGCAGCGCTTGCTGCAAACACCCAAACCCCAACTGAGCTCGGAAGAACAGGGGTTTCTGGATGGCCCGGTGCAGCAATTGTGTGAAATGATCGATGACTGGAAAGTGACCCATGAGGACCACGATCTACCCGAACCCATTTGGCAATTTATTAAGGACAATGGTTTTTTCGGTATGATCATACCAAAGAGCTATGGTGGACTGGAGTTTTCCGCCCTGGCTCATTCCAGCGTGGTGGTAAAGATCTCCACGCGTTCCATCACTGCTGCCGTGACGGTCATGGTGCCCAATTCCTTAGGCCCGGCTGAATTGCTGTTACGCTATGGTACTCAGGAGCAAAAGAACCATTACTTACCTCGCCTGGCCAAAGGCCAGGAAGTTCCCTGTTTTGCGCTCACTTCCCCGGAAGCCGGTTCCGATGCCGCGTCTATGGTGGACAATGGCATTGTTTGTCGCAGTGATTTTGAAGGCAAGAAAGATGTGCTGGGTATACGCCTCAACTGGAGTAAACGTTATATTACCCTGGGGCCGGTGGCAACCGTATTGGGATTGGCCTTTAAGCTGTACGATCCTGAACATTTACTGGGCGAGACCGAAAATCTCGGTATAACCTGCGCCTTGATCCCCACTAATACCCCCGGGGTTAAAATCGGAAATCGCCATTTCCCCTTGGATATGGCCTTTCAAAATGGTCCCAATGAAGGCAAAGATGTGTTCATCCCCATGGATTGGATCATTGGCGGCCAATCCCAAGTGGGCAACGGCTGGCGCATGTTAATGGAATGTCTGGCAGCAGGTCGTTCCATTTCTTTACCTGCCTTAAGCACCGGTGCCGGCAAACTATCCAGCCGCGCCACCGGCGCCTATGCACGCATTCGGCAACAATTTAAAACCGCCATTGGAAATTTTGAAGGAGTGGAAGAACCTCTCGCGCGTATTGGTGGCTATACCTATATGCTGGATGCCGCTCGCACCTTAACCACATCGGCATTGGATCAGGGTGAAAGCCCCTCGGTTATTTCGGCCATCGTAAAATACAACTTTACTGAAACCATGCGCACTGTGTGTAATGATGCAATGGACATACAAGGCGGCAGCGGGATTTGCCTGGGACCGCGCAATTGGCTGGGGCGCATCTACCAATCCATCCCCATCAGCATCACTGTGGAAGGGGCCAATATTCTCACCCGAAGCCTGATTATCTTTGGTCAAGGCGCCATTCGCTGCCATCCTTATGTGCTAAAGGAAATGCTGGCCACCAAAGAGCCGGACGAACAGAAAGCCTTGGAAGACTTTGATGATGCTTTTACCCGTCACGTGGGTTTTAGTGTCAGCAACGCCTCTCGAAGCCTGTTTCTGGGCTTGACCAATGCCCGTTTCGCCAAAGCACCGGTTAGCGGCCCCACCGCCGTGTATTACCGTCAGCTAAGCCGTATGAGCAGTGCCTTCGCCTTTTTGTCCGACATGTCCATGCTGATTATGGGTGGCGACTTAAAACGCAAGGAAAAATTATCCGGTCGTCTGGCGGATATTTTAAGCCACCTTTACCTGGCCTCTGCGACATTGAAACGCTTTGAGGATGACGGCCAACCGGCACAAGACCTGCCCTTAGTACAATGGAGCTGCGAGAACTCCTTGCGGGTTATGCAACAAAGCATGGATAAGTTTCTCAACAACTTCCCCATTCCGGTAGTGGCGTGGGTCTTACGCCGCATTGTTTTGCCATTAGGCAAAAAATATTCGGGCCCCTCCGATCGGTTGGGACATAAAGTAGCCAAATTGCTGCAAAGGCCATCACCCACGCGAGACCGTTTAACCGCTGGTATATTCTTACCCAATAACCTGGATAAACATATTCATACCGAACCTCTGGCACGACTGGAATATGCGCTAAACTGTGTCATAGAAGCTGAAGATGCTGATAAACGCTTGCGCAAAGCCATACGCTCCGGACAAGTCACACAAACCGAACGCGGTGATCAAATCGATGCCGCAGTGGAATTGGAACTGTTATCCAAGGATGATGCCCAATTGCTTAACAAAGCTGATACCGCTCGCCGTGACGTCATCTGGGTGGATGATTTTGAGCCAGAATATTTTCAGCGCAACAATGACAGCAGTGAGCCACCATTATCCGCGAAGGAGTGTGCCTAA
- a CDS encoding YiiX/YebB-like N1pC/P60 family cysteine hydrolase, with protein sequence MSFVENKTEAMAIVNPKKWLIQKIVHWLTHEEDVQGTPPCDMERLSFEIRPCDVVLVEGRARVSDVIKTITQSSWTHSALYIGRMADIEDPNVREHINWVYDGDPDDQLIIEPLLGEGTVVAPLHKYAKDHLRICRPQGLLPQDVPKVIAYATKHIGYEYNVRQLVDLARFLLPYGIVPRRWRSSLFEHNAGESTKAVCSTLIAAAFATVQFPILPVIHKEGNTMRMYKRNTRLYTPRDFDYSPYFQIIKYPLLGLNDLSVYRQLPWDQNGVVCNDENECFLPMPQSSSQSGQTAPADKIGEYSQTYSNDVTESGTTVTQKQVN encoded by the coding sequence GTGAGCTTTGTCGAGAATAAAACCGAAGCGATGGCAATAGTTAACCCAAAAAAATGGCTAATCCAGAAAATTGTTCATTGGCTAACCCATGAGGAAGACGTTCAAGGAACGCCGCCATGTGATATGGAACGCCTTAGTTTCGAAATCAGACCCTGCGATGTGGTGTTGGTGGAAGGCCGCGCCCGTGTCAGTGATGTCATCAAAACCATTACTCAAAGCTCCTGGACTCATTCCGCCTTATACATCGGTCGCATGGCGGACATTGAAGACCCGAATGTGCGTGAACATATCAATTGGGTCTATGACGGCGACCCCGATGATCAGTTGATCATTGAACCCTTGTTGGGAGAAGGCACAGTGGTTGCCCCCTTGCATAAGTACGCCAAAGACCATTTGCGCATTTGTCGACCACAGGGGCTGTTGCCACAGGATGTCCCCAAAGTCATTGCGTATGCAACCAAACACATTGGTTATGAGTACAATGTTCGGCAATTGGTGGATCTGGCACGCTTTTTACTTCCCTACGGCATTGTTCCCCGGCGCTGGCGCTCCAGCTTGTTTGAACACAACGCGGGGGAATCTACCAAAGCCGTATGCTCCACCCTGATTGCTGCGGCATTCGCCACTGTCCAATTCCCAATCCTTCCCGTGATTCACAAAGAAGGCAACACCATGAGGATGTATAAGCGCAATACTCGTCTTTATACACCAAGGGATTTTGATTACTCGCCTTATTTTCAAATTATTAAATACCCCTTACTGGGACTAAACGATTTGTCCGTGTATCGGCAACTGCCCTGGGATCAAAACGGTGTCGTCTGTAATGACGAAAATGAATGCTTTTTACCCATGCCGCAGTCTTCGTCGCAATCGGGACAAACGGCCCCAGCCGATAAAATTGGTGAATATTCACAGACTTATAGTAATGATGTAACAGAAAGTGGTACAACCGTAACTCAGAAACAAGTGAACTAA
- a CDS encoding acetyl-CoA C-acetyltransferase → MTTSKTAVHDVYVVDGSRSPFLKAKGKPGPFTAANIAVSAARPLLARMPFSPSDIDEVIAGCVMPGPDEANIARVVALRLGCDEHVPAWTVQRNCASGLQALDCAATNIATGRSGLVLAGGIESMSHAPVLLAEAMVAWLGDWYRIKSLGGRLKALGQLRPAYFKPIIALLRGLTDPVVGLSMGQTAEVLAHRFNINREAMDSYAARSHARLAAAQDQGFLGEIETIYDTSGKFYKDDDGLRRDSSVEQLAKLKPVFDRPFGDVTAGNSAQVTDGSAWLVLANAENVEKFNLPVLGKILDSEWAGLDPSQMGLGPVHAMTPILQRRKMKLSDVDYWEINEAFAAQVLANLEAWKEDKYCSEQLGLTKPMGELDQERLNVDGGGVSIGHPVGASGARIVLHLLHVLKRNNAKTGMASLCIGGGQGGAMLLESCSGVGPAEKPKAAVKKKKAKPKTAKTEPAAEASAEDNSSTADTLKTEDNIAKE, encoded by the coding sequence ATGACAACCAGTAAGACCGCTGTCCACGACGTTTATGTCGTGGACGGTAGCCGTTCGCCCTTTTTAAAAGCCAAGGGGAAACCCGGACCGTTCACTGCAGCTAATATTGCTGTATCCGCTGCACGCCCCTTATTGGCGCGCATGCCTTTTTCACCATCGGATATTGATGAAGTCATTGCCGGTTGCGTCATGCCCGGCCCGGATGAAGCCAACATTGCCCGCGTTGTGGCATTGCGCCTGGGCTGCGATGAGCATGTTCCGGCCTGGACGGTACAACGCAACTGCGCCTCCGGCCTGCAAGCACTGGACTGCGCCGCAACCAATATTGCCACGGGTCGCTCCGGCCTGGTACTGGCCGGTGGTATCGAGTCCATGAGCCATGCCCCGGTGCTATTGGCCGAAGCCATGGTGGCCTGGTTAGGCGATTGGTACCGAATCAAATCACTGGGAGGCAGGCTCAAAGCACTGGGACAATTACGCCCCGCCTATTTTAAACCCATCATCGCCTTGTTGCGCGGCCTCACCGATCCGGTGGTCGGTTTGTCCATGGGACAAACCGCCGAAGTTTTGGCACACCGTTTTAACATCAATCGAGAGGCCATGGACAGTTACGCCGCTCGTAGCCATGCCCGTTTGGCTGCGGCACAAGATCAAGGATTTCTGGGCGAAATCGAAACCATCTACGATACCTCCGGTAAATTTTATAAAGACGATGATGGCCTGCGTCGCGATTCCTCGGTGGAACAGCTGGCCAAGTTAAAACCGGTATTCGACCGCCCCTTTGGCGATGTTACCGCCGGCAATAGTGCTCAAGTCACCGACGGTTCTGCCTGGCTGGTATTGGCCAATGCAGAAAATGTGGAGAAGTTCAACCTACCCGTACTGGGTAAAATCCTAGACAGCGAGTGGGCCGGGCTGGATCCGTCACAAATGGGCTTAGGCCCCGTGCATGCCATGACCCCGATTTTACAGCGTCGTAAAATGAAATTAAGCGATGTGGATTACTGGGAGATTAATGAAGCCTTTGCCGCACAAGTACTGGCCAACCTGGAAGCCTGGAAAGAAGACAAGTACTGCAGCGAGCAATTGGGCTTAACCAAACCCATGGGCGAATTGGATCAAGAACGGCTTAATGTGGATGGTGGCGGCGTTAGCATTGGTCACCCTGTTGGTGCCAGTGGCGCACGTATCGTCCTGCATTTATTGCATGTTCTCAAACGCAACAACGCCAAAACCGGAATGGCCAGCTTATGTATTGGTGGTGGCCAAGGTGGTGCCATGCTGCTGGAAAGCTGTTCCGGCGTGGGACCCGCCGAAAAGCCCAAAGCCGCGGTTAAAAAGAAAAAGGCTAAACCGAAAACGGCAAAGACAGAACCGGCTGCAGAAGCCTCCGCTGAAGATAACAGCAGCACAGCGGACACACTGAAAACTGAGGATAATATCGCAAAGGAGTAA